In a genomic window of Halostella litorea:
- a CDS encoding MgtC/SapB family protein, which yields MDAVVGQLTAAPLESTVVRIALAGALGLFLGLEREWSHKDAGIRTFSLISLLGAVFTVLERPELLVVGGVLVIVQGVVLATQGLLTDPEDGGLSLTTSVSMLVTYGVGVLVGRGFILEGVTVAVLSSLLLVLKRELHDLADSLSREEIQSATEFAILAFVVYPLLPAGSVTVGYEPVTVSVEPRVVWLMVVTVAAIGIVNYIVVQTYGGRGIAVTGFFGGLASSTAVVGTMLDHARQRPDVSSYAVAAILLADAAMAVRNLAIAVAFTFPDVLMGAVLPLGAVIVGSFAIAAYTADWSETVEVDLASPFSLANALAFGGIFALVIVAGAVGQQQFGSAGFYIATFLSGLVSSAGGTTSAVVLYRGGTIDGATAVVGILLASASSIGVKAMLTVMGPNRRFAYRVAFWSGVLLAGAGAATVAAGV from the coding sequence GTGGACGCAGTAGTCGGTCAGCTAACGGCGGCGCCGCTGGAGAGCACGGTCGTCCGGATAGCGCTCGCCGGCGCGCTCGGCCTGTTTCTGGGCCTGGAACGCGAGTGGTCGCACAAGGACGCCGGCATCCGCACCTTCTCGCTCATCAGTCTGCTCGGCGCGGTGTTTACCGTCCTCGAACGGCCCGAACTGCTCGTCGTCGGCGGCGTGCTCGTCATCGTCCAGGGGGTCGTCCTCGCGACGCAGGGGCTGTTGACCGACCCCGAGGACGGCGGGCTCTCGCTGACCACCTCCGTCTCGATGCTCGTGACCTACGGCGTCGGCGTGCTCGTCGGACGAGGGTTCATTTTGGAGGGCGTCACCGTCGCCGTCCTCTCGTCGCTCCTGCTCGTGTTGAAGCGGGAGCTCCACGACCTGGCCGACAGCCTCTCGCGCGAGGAGATCCAGTCGGCCACGGAGTTCGCCATCCTCGCGTTCGTCGTCTACCCGCTGTTGCCGGCCGGGTCCGTGACGGTCGGCTACGAGCCGGTCACCGTCTCCGTCGAGCCGCGGGTCGTGTGGCTGATGGTCGTCACCGTCGCGGCCATCGGCATCGTGAACTACATCGTCGTCCAGACGTACGGCGGCCGCGGCATCGCCGTGACCGGCTTCTTCGGCGGGCTGGCGTCGTCGACGGCCGTCGTGGGGACGATGCTGGACCACGCGCGCCAGCGCCCGGACGTCTCCTCCTACGCCGTCGCGGCCATCCTGCTTGCCGACGCCGCCATGGCGGTGCGGAACCTCGCTATCGCCGTCGCGTTCACGTTCCCGGACGTGCTGATGGGGGCGGTGCTCCCGCTCGGCGCGGTCATCGTCGGCAGTTTCGCCATCGCCGCCTACACCGCGGACTGGTCCGAGACGGTGGAGGTCGACCTGGCGAGCCCGTTCTCGCTGGCGAACGCGCTGGCGTTCGGCGGCATCTTCGCGCTGGTCATCGTCGCGGGGGCCGTCGGCCAGCAGCAGTTCGGCTCCGCCGGGTTCTACATCGCCACGTTCCTCTCGGGGCTGGTGTCCAGCGCCGGCGGGACCACCTCCGCGGTCGTGCTCTACCGCGGCGGCACCATCGACGGCGCGACGGCGGTCGTCGGCATCCTGCTGGCGTCGGCCTCGTCCATCGGCGTCAAGGCGATGCTGACCGTGATGGGGCCGAACCGCCGGTTCGCCTACCGCGTCGCGTTCTGGAGCGGCGTGTTGCTGGCCGGGGCCGGCGCGGCGACGGTCGCCGCGGGCGTGTAA